ACATCCTTGGAATGGGCAGATGCTGGGATGAGATACTATGATTAGACTTCAATAACTATGATAATCTGTTAAGGCGTATTTTATTAATTTGGTAAATTGTTAATAACCTAGGGAACTGGTGAGGGCCCGACTTATAATTATAACCACTACATGATACTATGTTTACCTCCACATAAACCACCTCAACCACCACATATAGCCTTCCCTTTCCACCTCACCTCCACCTGAAGATAGGACTTGCTGAGTACTTTATATAATCAAGCCCCTCCTCCCTATGTTTTAGGAGAGAAGCTATAGGAACACATACAAGGATGGAACCACCGGAGCGACTGAAAATCGACAAAATTAACCCTAACCTTCAAGAAATTTGAAAACTGAACTCGACGTGAAACTAATTCACAAATCTAACTCTTTCGCTCGGTGCCTACAACCCGGGCGCTATCCTCTGAAGCTCAACGTTACTTCCTTAGGCGCTATATATGCCCTTGCCAGCCTGGCACCCCTGTGGCCAGGCTGGGCCCACCCAATGCCCCTACAATAGCGCCTAGAGGGCCCTTCCTTGATTGATTTTCAATCTAACTTTGTACATGTGCTGTTTTTTTACAGTTTAGTTCAAACACCAAACGAAGTCTGAACTGGATGAAATTTTTAAGGTAAGTTTAAAATGATGTTATACATCTACAGTAAAAAATTCAATTAATTTGGAGCAAATTCGAAAATCTTGATTTTATGTTATTTCGAAAATAGTTTAATTCAAAAAGGGTACTAAATTATATCCGATTGAATCGAAATTTTGTTTAGGCCCATCTTACAAATATGTGAGCTTGCACAAAAAGTTTCAGGCCAACAGGACAAGGTTGAAAGGGATTTTGTTTCACATCTCCGGAAGTTTTAAATCCCCTGTGAAAAAAATTTCTTTTCAACCTTGTCCTGTTGGCATGAAACTTTTTGTGAAATctcacatatatatgtaagATGGGGGTAAACAAAATTTCAAGCTAGTCAATCAGATTTAACTTAGTACCTTTTTGAATTAAACCATTTTCAAATTAACATAAAATCAAGGTTTTAGAACTTGCTCCAAATtaattgaatttttttccagTAGATGTATAACACCATTTTAAACTTACCCTTAAAATTGAGGTCCAAACCAATCAGGTGTTGACACATGTCCTGTTTAGTTGGCCCAACAATTTGTGTTATTTGGTGAAAACCCCATGCGGCATTTAAAATGTTGTGTTCGGCCgcgagctcctcgttgccatCTCCGACCACCACGCATGCCTCCTTCGACGACCACCACGTGCGCTCCAACCTTCAGGATGCACTCGCCGCCAGGTCCGCCTCCCGTCCCCCTCGCGTCCGGCTTCGATCCCGTGCTCCACAACTTCACCTGCCTCCTCAAGCTCTGCGCGGCACGCGCCAATCTCTCGCCACGGGTCGCACCGTCCAAAGGCAGCTTGCGGTGCGGGGGCTCTCGACGGAGGCCCACATTTGAGGAAGCAGTTGATCGATTTTTTGTCGGAGATCATCAGGAGGTGATTAATTCTACAAATTGTTCCAGTCCAAGGGGCTTTTTTGCGAAATTTTCATGAGCTCCATGTTGCTGCCATGTGTCCATTCGGACTAATTGGACTAAAATGCTCCCGAATCTCAACTTTTAGGACTAGTTTTTCCTCAATTTGCAAATTGTTGGACTAAAATGCTTACATCTCCCAAGTTGTTGGACCAGTGGTGCAATTACCTCCATCTGCAATATGAGTTCTTACTACAGATGCATGCACCGTAAGCATGTCTATAGGTAAAAACGCGTCTGTAATATGTTACACAGATGCACACGCGTGTCACGTACACGCGTCCATACAGTTTGATACCGTTATCTGAGACTCAGAAATCACAACAAGCGTCTTTAATAACTGATGTAGTTACATATGCCTGTTACAAACGCGTTTCTGTAACGTTAGAACAGACGTGAGCTTATTACAGATATGTGTTGACCTCGCCGGACCGACGACCCCCGCGGGCGACTTACTACATACGCGCATTAGGAAGGTGCGTCTGTAGATGACTTATCACTTCTCATTCTATGGGCCCCCCTCGGGCGGGCGAAAACACAAGGAAGGCTGCGATTGACGCGTACCCCTTCGGCCTCTATGGCAGTTTTGTAAATATTGCGGCCGAACAACCCAGCCGGCCATACGGGTCACAACGGAGTTGTATATATGCGTCCGTATTCGTTGGCGTGGACGTGTATACATACTCGCACGACGTATGGCCGTTATGGAATAATAAAGCCGTGTCATCCGCATCGACTGCCCCACGCCCACAACTTTCTCCCTCTAATATAGCAGGAGGACGTGTATACATACTCGCACGACGTATGCCCGTTATGGAATAATAAACCCGTGTCGTCCGCATCGACTGCCCCACGCCCACAACTTTCTCCCTCTAATATAGCAGGAAAAAAACCATCCCGGCCACATAACCACCTCCGGTGATGAAGCGAAAGCACGGAGCAAACTACGTCatggcggaggagaaggaagccATCGTCGGGAAAGATCGAATGATGGAGGTGGCGTCGGGTCACGGACAACACGAGCGCCGTAAACGGGCGCAGATGGAGGACGCCGCAATATTTTTTCTGAAACCGCAAGTCGGGAATTTCTATTGCGGGCATGATTCTGGCATAGATCGGGCCGTTTCTGTTCggttcttttttcctttcttcaaaCGCTAGCAGGTTAACTGGATGCCATAAACAAATACGTACTCCCTCGGTTCCGGTTTGTTGGCCTGATCTCTCATGTTTGCCTGACCAAGACAGATTCCCAGGCTTTAACTGAAAAATCGGAAAAGAAATCGACTTGCCGTTTGTACTCCCGAAGCAATAAATGGCGCAGCGTAGTTGTAGGCATGCCCAACCAATCGGTCACATTTTTTGGCATGCATGGCTATTCGTACGCAGGAAAGTAAAGAGGGCCCCCTCCCGGAAATTAATCCCGAATTAACTGCCTGCCTCGGTTAGAGCAATTCCAGTCGTACTCCTAATTTCGCATCCGGCCTGCCACTTTTTCCGGCCGTATGGGGGCGCACCGGCTATATTTTGGTTTTAAGCTACAGCCGGTTCCCAGCCGACGCCCCaaaccaaattttacaaatattGCAAATTGAAACAAGCACAGTATTTGATAAGTTTTGAATCACATGTcaaacaaatttaatcaaattcaagcaaacaaataagaaaactAGACGTTTCCTCGGAGCCTTCACAATTGCTCGACCAAATCATCTTGGAGTTGCTGATGAGTACCAGCGTCTCGAATTTCTTGTCGCCGGGCGACGAAAGCAGCAAAGGCGGCCGGCACCTGGTGATTAACATGGGCTAGAGGACCCATCCGTTCATACGGTTCAGTGTCAAACACCGGACATTCTCGCTCGCTCTCAATGATCATGTTGTGCATGACCAAGTGAGAGCGGGGTACCGGAGTATGGCAAATCGAGCCTGCAACATACCAAATGCCCGTTCGACATCCTTCCTGCATGCTTCATGTTGCGTCGCAAACCAAGATCTTGCTCTTCCTGCGGGTGCGTTTGAGATTGTCTTCACAAAGGTCGACCATTTTGGATAGATGCCATCTGCCAGGTAGTATCCCTTGTTGTACACATGGCCATTGATCTCATAGTTCACCGGAGGAGCAGTGCCTTCAACGAGCTTGGCAAACACATTCGATCATTGCAGCACATTGATGTTATTGTGCGATCATGCCATACTGAAAAAGGCATGCCAAATCCACAGATTATGATTAGCCACTGCATCAAGCACCACACTACATGATCCTTTGTGGCTTTTATACATGCCCTGGTGTGCAAATGGATAGTTTTTCCATGACCAATGCATACAGTCGATGCTGCCAAGCATACCTGGGAATCCTCTTTCTGCATTCTGTGCCATGATCCGACCTGTGTCTTCTGCAGTGGGTGTCCTCAAGTACTGATCTTCAAACACTGCCACAATTGCCCTACAGAACCTATACATGCAATCGATGGCCGTGGACTCAGCCATGCGGAGGTAGTCGTCCTGTGTGTCGGCAGGAATTCCATAAACAAAGAATCGGAGGGACACCGTGCATTTCTGAATTGATGTGAAACCAAGTGTGCCGACGGCGTCCCTCTTCAATTTGAAGTAATCGTCGTACTCCCGGAGGTACTCGGCGATCTTCAAAAAGAGCTTCCGAGACATTCTGAAACGGCGCCGAAAGATCACATCGTTGTGCAATGGATCATCGACGAAGTAGTCGGTGTACAACATGCAGTAGTCCTCCATCCTTTGCCTCGCCTTGCTCTTGCGGCGGCCCTTCCTCGATCCTCCCCTTCCCGGCCGCTGTGCATCTTCGCGATGAGGCCAAGAAGCGATGAGACGATGAGTTGATGCTCCTCTTCGCCGTCGGAGGCAGCATCATCAGCAGCGGCTATTTTCTCGTCAAAAAGCGCGGCGAGCATCTCTTCATCGTCCGAATCCATGGCCTTGGCAAATCGTCGAACACCTTGCGAGCAAGGTGGCTGCGGGGTGGGCACCGACGGGGTGTTGGAACTGGCCGGCGACGGATGGCGGAACTGGAACTGCGGCGGCAAAGGAAGATCTACGCGGCGGCAGGTTTTTTTCTATCTGCTGCATGCAGTCGCCGGTGAGAGGGGTGGTTCCGGCTCGATTCGGGGGTGGAAGTCGCCGAAGCTGACGAAGAGGGGCAATGGGGTATGTTTTTGGGTTTGTGCCGCTGACAGCGCTGGCCCGCGAGATTTTGCGCTCGAACCGACGCCCTCGGCAGCCCCCCACTGGGTTGGGTTCGGTCTAAGGGCGCCGGCTAACTTTCTGGACCGCGCCggctaaaaaaacaatttgaaGAGACCGACTGGGTCGGAATTTTCGCGCCGGCGTCCAACCCCGTTTAGGTGCGTTTAGGGGGGACGGCTGGTGAAGTTTCTTACGAGAAAGAATTACGAGAAAGAAGAACACGCAGGGCGCGTACGGAAGATGGGCCCAACAAACCGAACAGAAGGAGTACGTGACTACCTGTTTATACACGGCCTGGATATGGTCTTCTGACAGGCTATACCAACCATGGCCTGACTCGAGAACCGATGATTTTGGAGTGGTGGGGCTATTGAATAACGCCTCATGACTTATTACGGCAGACGCGCTTTATTGCTGGTGTCTGTAGGTGACGGGTTGGATATGTGGCTCTTTTTCACTCCGGACTGATACAAACTTCATGTTGCTTGAGAAGCAGAGTAATGGCTACAAgtacaacagaaaaaaatgtaGTAACTCGGAATAGTGATTGTTTTGTAAGTACATATATGTCACAGGATCGAAGTCGATCTTGTGacggctttttttttcccacaaCTTGTAACAGCTAGCTTGTGGTGACATGCATGATCTAGACCAAGGCCTttacattattatttttgggTCGTCATTAGTAATAGGCCATTCTTGAACCTCGTATTGGAAATTATAACTGTTGACTCCACGAAAGAGTCCATCTTCCAACCTAGACGTAACTTTGCCTCCATTGATTAAAATATCCTCCTGCATATAAGAGAAGGGAATCTCGCAGACACCCTGTGTTGCGACCAAGCTTAATCTAACCTTGGTCCTTGGAAGAACAGTGATTTCATACTCGATTGACTGTTCAGTTGTGTCAACCTTCGTTTCCCCCCAATTGTATGATGCGCTCAACTCATAATGGGATTGAATCTCGAAACCAATTTTAGCACCCAATGCCTCAACGATTTCTGGAACTTCGACCTTCATGGTGACTGCGACACCTGCCGTGGCTGAAACACTTGACTCCCATGTCGCTTGCTTGGTCGAACTATATGTCAGGGTTAGCTTAGCCTTGTTTTCCTTGCTGCTGCGGTTAATAGCTTGTGCAGAGGTCAGGGTCAGGGTCTTCTGACCATAAACTCTCGCGTCCAGGGTGTGGTACTCGACGTTGTAAATTCTTCGAGAAAGAATAGCTTCGTGCATCTGCAGCCTTGCCTCCTTCATGATAGATTTTGTTGACGTGCAAAGTAAATCCCGAGTTTTGTCGTTATAGGTAACCCTCTGGCAGTATATTTTGTTTCTCATCCTATCCTTAACCTGCAAGGCAATTTCATTATTATCCAACTTGACCAAGTGGAAAATGGTGTCATACATGCGTTTGTCCTTAGCATCGGCATAGATGCCATAATCTCCATCACTAGGTTCATTAAACCTCCAAAACTTGTCAAGATAGTTGTTCTTTATGCAGATGGTGCCATCTTGATCGGCAACAATGGTCTGCTTTGCTCTTGGATCGGCAATATCATTTGATGAAAACTGCAGTCGCCCCATTGCATCCACCGCACGGAGGTACATGCCATTGTCACCCCTGAAGCAAACATGTTCAGGCAATACCATTCCATGTGTCTCCAGATCAATAGCCGTAAACTGGGCAGGATCTACTGATTCATAATTAATAatcaggcggccatcaagatCATTCTTTCCGAGGCAAACAGCAGCTATGCCGTCCATGTAGTGGAAGCTGCTATATAGATAAATGATATCGTCATTTATTAagaaacatgcatcaaaaGATAAGGAGCAACGATATGATAAGCTAAAACTTACTAGAGACTGGCTCTGCAGATCGATCTTTTGATGTGGACCCTTAGGCCTAACTCCGTTACGCCTGCCCGGCGGGGATCGACCAGGAAAACTAACATCCTAATTCAACTTCCTTCAAATCCCTCTCAATCCTCACCGGTATTGTTGCAACCAAATAAGCCCTTAAGAGGCTCATATCTAAAATATCCCCTGTTTTAAAGGTGGTTTTTTACAGAGGCTCGTTTCTCAAAGTTCAAACGAGAGTGTGGTAGATCTGATAGGATGTTGGCTAACTCTTTTCTACCGGCTTCGTTATGTACCAATAAAATATATCATACACTATTGACTGATGCCATGTACCAACACCACATACATTGACTAATACCATATACCATTGACCGATACCATATACCAACGAAAATATCATTCACATATCATATACAAATACCATATAGCATTGATCCATAACAAAACATAATAATAAGGTGGGCCGGCCCACCACCACGTGCCAGCTTCTGCCGCCACCGTATATACAGAGGCTTGTTTATAGTGGCCGGTAAAacacatgtgcatgcatgagtTCCAGAAAGGCCACTAATGGGGGATTATTAGTGGCGAGCGCTCAATACTCGCCACTAACGTCTGTTGTCGTGTAGCCAATTCTGTGCTAGTGCATACATATATTGTAACtgtaattaaattaaaattcCTTTCACCTTTTAAAACTACGTTGTTATCTTTCACTGAACACCAAAGTTATTGTATTAATACCGGAACAAAGAATTTTGTGGATAGTTGAATGATAAGCAAAATATATAAGAGCAAAGGGAACATAAGGaagaaatattacatgcaaataaaacacatgcatgtgtgtataGATAAGAAATACAATTCAAAGATAGTTACAAATTAAAAAGGAATGTCCTTAGACGGAAAACGAACCTGACGAGTTCTTCAGTAGAGCCGGAGTGGTAAAGTGGCCTAAACAGCGTGCAATAAGGTTTGGATGGGTCGTCCTGCGGCTCATTTGCACTACAGAAAATAGTAATAGGGGGACCCCCGTCGCCGGCTACCCAATACTTGTTGTTGTAGCAGCATCTGATATGTACGAGCCCTTTGTTTCCATGCTTTCTTGATGGCTCCGAACAAAACCTTGAATAAGGGTTCTTAGCATCCTCTCCAGTCATGGCGAGATTGCTTTCCTTCTGGATTTGGCCACCCGCTGGCAGATAGCGCAAGTATTTTGAATTTGACTTGAAGGCAAACCTCCTGCCATGTTTTTCCGAATGCAAAGATCTTTTGGACACTGAATGATCTTTGCCGTCAGGGGAAGAAGGTCTCTTCACGGCCCCAAGAGAGGGTGGCATCGACgccattctctctctctctgcacgTGGATGTTGCGCCAGTAGGGGCGTGGGGATGAGGTTGTGGCCTTGTGGCGGACACTGCGGGTTGATTTGCTGGAGCTAGATTCAAACGTGTATTTATAGCACTCCTGCGGCTGTGACTTTTGCT
This is a stretch of genomic DNA from Brachypodium distachyon strain Bd21 chromosome 1, Brachypodium_distachyon_v3.0, whole genome shotgun sequence. It encodes these proteins:
- the LOC104582294 gene encoding uncharacterized protein LOC104582294, with the translated sequence MEDYCMLYTDYFVDDPLHNDVIFRRRFRMSRKLFLKIAEYLREYDDYFKLKRDAVGTLGFTSIQKCTVSLRFFVYGIPADTQDDYLRMAESTAIDCMYRFCRAIVAVFEDQYLRTPTAEDTGRIMAQNAERGFPVWHDRTITSMCCNDRMCLPSSLKALLLR
- the LOC100822810 gene encoding uncharacterized protein LOC100822810 isoform X2; the protein is MASMPPSLGAVKRPSSPDGKDHSVSKRSLHSEKHGRRFAFKSNSKYLRYLPAGGQIQKESNLAMTGEDAKNPYSRFCSEPSRKHGNKGLVHIRCCYNNKYWVAGDGGPPITIFCSANEPQDDPSKPYCTLFRPLYHSGSTEELVSFHYMDGIAAVCLGKNDLDGRLIINYESVDPAQFTAIDLETHGMVLPEHVCFRGDNGMYLRAVDAMGRLQFSSNDIADPRAKQTIVADQDGTICIKNNYLDKFWRFNEPSDGDYGIYADAKDKRMYDTIFHLVKLDNNEIALQVKDRMRNKIYCQRVTYNDKTRDLLCTSTKSIMKEARLQMHEAILSRRIYNVEYHTLDARVYGQKTLTLTSAQAINRSSKENKAKLTLTYSSTKQATWESSVSATAGVAVTMKVEVPEIVEALGAKIGFEIQSHYELSASYNWGETKVDTTEQSIEYEITVLPRTKVRLSLVATQGVCEIPFSYMQEDILINGGKVTSRLEDGLFRGVNSYNFQYEVQEWPITNDDPKIIM
- the LOC100822810 gene encoding uncharacterized protein LOC100822810 isoform X1, giving the protein MASMPPSLGAVKRPSSPDGKDHSVSKRSLHSEKHGRRFAFKSNSKYLRYLPAGGQIQKESNLAMTGEDAKNPYSRFCSEPSRKHGNKGLVHIRCCYNNKYWVAGDGGPPITIFCSANEPQDDPSKPYCTLFRPLYHSGSTEELVSSFHYMDGIAAVCLGKNDLDGRLIINYESVDPAQFTAIDLETHGMVLPEHVCFRGDNGMYLRAVDAMGRLQFSSNDIADPRAKQTIVADQDGTICIKNNYLDKFWRFNEPSDGDYGIYADAKDKRMYDTIFHLVKLDNNEIALQVKDRMRNKIYCQRVTYNDKTRDLLCTSTKSIMKEARLQMHEAILSRRIYNVEYHTLDARVYGQKTLTLTSAQAINRSSKENKAKLTLTYSSTKQATWESSVSATAGVAVTMKVEVPEIVEALGAKIGFEIQSHYELSASYNWGETKVDTTEQSIEYEITVLPRTKVRLSLVATQGVCEIPFSYMQEDILINGGKVTSRLEDGLFRGVNSYNFQYEVQEWPITNDDPKIIM